A single genomic interval of bacterium harbors:
- a CDS encoding MFS transporter translates to MIYYGWWVVLAGFLIALYVSGALFFGFTAFLEPIVAEFGWSYTQVSLVVALRGLEMGIFAPLAGYLVDKYGSRKLVLAGSLIVGLGFLLLGLTRSLFMFYGAFLLLAFGAGGCTSVVLMTAVARWFRKRIGKALGIMACGYGAGGLLIPLLVWSIDLHGWRTTLICLGLLMWFMGIPMGFLIRENPNPEADSEPRPHENQAVSHSKPLKMEQEKGFRSSFWDRSFWTLNLAEALRMMVLTAVVTHVMPYLGSMGVERSQAGLVAAALPLSSIIGRFGFGWLADIYQKRAVMMAAYGFMLVGLAAFSQAQEQWTLLLFLAFFPPGFGGTMILRGAMLREHFGVGSFGKLLGVTMGTASLGGMLGPPLAGWVFDTWGLYQPIWLALCVVMGLSILIISTVRPTA, encoded by the coding sequence ATGATCTACTATGGCTGGTGGGTGGTCCTGGCCGGCTTTCTCATAGCCCTCTATGTCAGCGGAGCGCTTTTTTTCGGCTTCACGGCCTTCTTGGAACCCATTGTCGCCGAGTTTGGCTGGAGCTACACGCAGGTTTCCCTGGTTGTGGCCCTTAGGGGGTTGGAAATGGGGATCTTTGCCCCCCTGGCAGGGTATCTGGTGGACAAGTACGGCTCCAGGAAGCTGGTGCTGGCTGGTTCCCTCATAGTGGGCCTGGGTTTCCTCTTGTTAGGACTCACCCGATCTCTTTTCATGTTCTACGGCGCCTTTCTGCTTTTGGCCTTCGGGGCAGGAGGTTGCACCAGCGTGGTGCTCATGACAGCAGTGGCCCGCTGGTTCAGAAAAAGAATAGGCAAGGCCCTGGGAATCATGGCCTGTGGTTATGGAGCAGGAGGCCTGCTGATCCCACTTTTGGTCTGGTCCATTGACCTGCATGGCTGGAGGACAACTCTCATATGTTTGGGTCTTTTGATGTGGTTCATGGGTATTCCCATGGGATTTCTCATCAGGGAAAACCCAAACCCAGAAGCAGATTCTGAGCCTCGGCCCCATGAAAACCAAGCTGTTTCCCATTCAAAACCTTTGAAAATGGAGCAGGAAAAGGGCTTTCGATCCTCCTTTTGGGACAGATCCTTCTGGACCCTCAACCTGGCCGAGGCCTTGCGAATGATGGTGCTCACAGCCGTGGTGACACATGTGATGCCTTATTTGGGCAGTATGGGGGTGGAAAGAAGCCAGGCCGGACTGGTGGCAGCAGCCTTGCCCCTGTCGAGCATAATAGGGAGGTTTGGTTTCGGGTGGCTGGCCGATATTTACCAAAAAAGGGCTGTAATGATGGCTGCCTACGGATTCATGTTGGTGGGACTGGCAGCCTTCTCTCAGGCCCAGGAGCAATGGACTCTTTTGCTTTTCCTGGCTTTTTTCCCACCTGGCTTCGGAGGCACCATGATCTTAAGAGGAGCCATGTTGAGGGAGCACTTCGGGGTTGGTTCTTTCGGTAAGCTGCTGGGGGTAACCATGGGGACCGCCTCTTTAGGTGGCATGCTGGGTCCTCCTCTGGCAGGATGGGTATTCGACACCTGGGGCCTGTACCAGCCCATTTGGCTCGCCCTATGCGTGGTCATGGGGTTGAGCATCCTGATAATCTCCACCGTACGTCCCACAGCCTGA
- a CDS encoding cache domain-containing protein, with translation MGGTLRRRIYLNFVLLVVIFAVLGCLLGAYLINRIAVEEAQRSVRLNLLSAWGVIHGKLEELRILVSVLGTGKRVAVAYGAGDSSAYRASLEAARRQCGFDFLSLTDEHGRVILRTVEPYHAGDDLSLDPFVSSALKGGTPSGFSILSAGRLRAEGGDLEERAFMAFEPTPKAKPRAKSFETSGMALIAAAPVKDEKGNIVGAIYAGVLVNRNYALVDRIPSAVFEEKLYNGKPLGTVTIFQWDVRVATNVTLPNGNRAIGTRVSANVYDKVLENDVSWYDRAFVVDDWYISAYDPIHDLEGKTIGILYVGLLARKYDDIRGALWKLYALLCVAAASVVLAIGVLFARKLSGSISSLAQAASRIAEGDYDMQVPEPTTQDEVRALTRAFNQMAASLKDREERLRQTNMQLESINESLQRLNANYMDMLGFISHELKNTLGVIYTSSRTLEKGLAGPLSEPQSTLVQGISRSIQSAISMTRNYLDLARIEKSELSLELRPIDLAEEVIRPVLEELSSAASEKAVVVQQSIEAPIALKGDPTLLRVVVRNLVHNAIQYGRKGGLVRIEARKQGAQVHLEVWNQGQGLTPEQMERLFQKFVRFQTEKTSERRGTGLGLFISKEIVTKHGGQIEVRSQKGKWTSFLVSLPA, from the coding sequence ATGGGCGGAACTCTACGAAGGCGGATCTACCTCAACTTTGTGCTCTTGGTGGTCATCTTTGCTGTGCTGGGCTGCCTGCTGGGGGCCTATCTCATCAACCGGATTGCAGTGGAAGAAGCCCAAAGAAGCGTGCGGCTCAATCTCCTGTCAGCCTGGGGCGTCATCCACGGAAAGCTGGAGGAGCTCAGGATCCTGGTAAGTGTCCTGGGAACCGGCAAGAGGGTGGCTGTGGCCTATGGTGCCGGGGACTCCTCTGCTTACAGAGCCTCTCTGGAGGCGGCCCGCAGACAATGCGGATTCGATTTCCTGTCTCTTACAGACGAGCATGGCCGGGTAATTCTGAGAACTGTAGAGCCTTACCATGCAGGGGATGATCTTTCCCTGGATCCTTTTGTGAGCTCGGCTCTCAAAGGAGGCACTCCAAGCGGATTTTCCATCCTGAGTGCAGGGCGGCTCAGAGCCGAGGGCGGGGACCTGGAAGAAAGGGCCTTCATGGCTTTCGAACCAACACCCAAGGCAAAACCTAGGGCCAAGAGCTTTGAGACCTCTGGCATGGCGCTCATTGCTGCAGCCCCTGTTAAGGACGAAAAGGGCAACATTGTTGGGGCTATATATGCGGGGGTGCTAGTGAACCGCAACTATGCCCTGGTGGACAGAATTCCATCTGCAGTCTTTGAGGAAAAACTTTACAACGGCAAGCCCCTGGGAACCGTAACCATTTTCCAGTGGGACGTGAGAGTGGCTACCAATGTGACCCTACCCAATGGTAACAGGGCCATTGGCACCAGGGTGAGCGCCAATGTGTACGACAAGGTCCTGGAAAACGACGTGAGCTGGTACGACAGGGCGTTTGTGGTGGACGACTGGTACATCAGTGCATACGATCCCATCCACGACCTGGAAGGCAAGACCATAGGAATCCTGTATGTGGGGCTACTGGCCCGAAAATATGACGACATCAGGGGAGCTCTGTGGAAACTCTACGCACTTCTGTGTGTGGCTGCAGCTTCAGTGGTTCTGGCCATAGGAGTCTTGTTCGCAAGAAAGCTCTCGGGGTCCATCTCCAGCCTGGCCCAGGCAGCAAGCCGCATAGCCGAAGGCGATTACGACATGCAGGTCCCGGAGCCGACCACCCAAGACGAGGTGAGAGCCCTAACCAGGGCTTTCAACCAAATGGCTGCAAGCCTAAAGGATCGGGAGGAACGCCTCAGGCAGACCAATATGCAACTGGAAAGCATCAATGAGTCTCTTCAGAGACTCAACGCCAACTACATGGACATGCTGGGGTTCATTTCCCACGAACTCAAAAACACCCTGGGGGTCATATACACCTCAAGCAGGACCCTGGAGAAGGGACTGGCGGGTCCCTTGAGCGAACCCCAGTCAACCCTGGTGCAAGGCATCTCCCGCAGCATTCAGTCTGCCATTTCCATGACCCGCAACTACCTTGACCTAGCCCGGATCGAGAAATCGGAGCTCTCCCTGGAACTAAGGCCCATTGATCTGGCAGAGGAGGTCATAAGGCCCGTCTTGGAAGAACTTTCCTCGGCTGCCTCCGAGAAGGCAGTGGTGGTGCAGCAAAGCATCGAAGCTCCCATTGCATTGAAGGGAGACCCTACCCTGCTTCGTGTGGTGGTACGCAATCTTGTGCACAACGCCATCCAGTACGGCCGAAAAGGAGGGCTTGTCCGCATTGAGGCAAGAAAGCAGGGCGCCCAGGTGCATCTGGAGGTATGGAACCAAGGCCAGGGGCTTACTCCAGAGCAAATGGAGCGACTGTTCCAGAAGTTTGTGAGATTTCAAACCGAGAAAACCTCCGAGAGAAGGGGTACAGGTCTGGGGCTATTCATATCCAAGGAAATAGTCACAAAACATGGTGGGCAAATAGAGGTCAGGTCCCAAAAGGGCAAATGGACCAGCTTCCTGGTAAGCCTGCCTGCCTGA
- a CDS encoding arsenite methyltransferase, with product MDDIEIKEKVRQRYARVALGGASCCGTKGSCCEGGSVQAVSQLLGYSQEELSQVPEGANLGLGCGNPVALASLKEGQTVLDLGSGAGFDCFLAARKVGPHGKVIGVDMTPEMIQKARKNAREGGFQNVEFRLGEIEHLPAPDNSVDVIISNCVINLATDKAQVFREAFRVLRPGGRLMVSDIVLEGELPESIRSSVAAYVGCVAGAMQKEDYLGAMEKAGFQDVRVVEKTGFSIDYLSQDPTIAELADSLKVSFGQELAKAAEAVVSVRIQACKPTST from the coding sequence ATGGATGATATAGAGATAAAAGAAAAGGTAAGGCAACGCTATGCCAGGGTGGCTTTGGGGGGAGCCTCCTGTTGTGGCACCAAAGGCTCGTGCTGCGAAGGGGGTTCTGTGCAGGCTGTGAGCCAGCTTTTGGGTTACTCCCAGGAGGAGCTCTCCCAGGTGCCTGAGGGAGCAAATCTGGGTCTGGGCTGCGGGAATCCAGTTGCCCTGGCCTCTCTCAAGGAGGGACAGACCGTGCTGGATCTGGGCTCTGGTGCGGGTTTCGATTGTTTTCTGGCAGCCAGGAAGGTGGGCCCCCATGGAAAAGTCATAGGCGTGGACATGACCCCGGAGATGATCCAGAAAGCCCGTAAGAACGCCAGGGAAGGAGGATTCCAGAACGTGGAATTCCGTCTGGGAGAGATAGAACATCTTCCAGCCCCGGACAACTCCGTAGACGTGATAATCTCCAACTGCGTCATAAATCTGGCCACAGACAAGGCCCAGGTTTTCAGAGAGGCTTTCCGGGTGTTGAGGCCTGGGGGACGGCTCATGGTCTCTGACATAGTTTTGGAAGGAGAGCTGCCAGAGTCCATTCGCAGTTCTGTGGCAGCTTATGTGGGGTGTGTGGCCGGAGCCATGCAGAAGGAAGATTATCTAGGGGCCATGGAGAAGGCTGGATTCCAGGATGTGCGGGTGGTGGAGAAAACAGGTTTTTCCATTGATTACCTGAGCCAAGATCCAACGATAGCCGAACTGGCCGATTCCCTCAAGGTGAGCTTTGGGCAGGAGCTGGCCAAGGCAGCCGAGGCGGTAGTCAGTGTGAGGATTCAGGCCTGCAAGCCCACAAGTACATAG
- a CDS encoding HgcAB-associated protein produces MPRRKRFPELLPTVGTCCRVESLVSVDERGQMVLPKDIREKAGIVPGEKLALVLWEKEGEVCCIVLMRTQALSAKVREMLDPVVQNVMAGQELLKDNRGKGDANG; encoded by the coding sequence ATGCCCAGACGAAAGCGTTTCCCTGAGCTACTTCCTACGGTCGGGACCTGTTGCAGGGTGGAATCTTTGGTGAGCGTAGATGAGCGGGGGCAGATGGTGCTTCCCAAGGATATAAGGGAAAAGGCTGGTATTGTCCCGGGGGAGAAGCTGGCCCTGGTGCTTTGGGAAAAGGAGGGGGAGGTTTGTTGCATTGTGCTGATGAGGACTCAGGCCCTCTCGGCCAAGGTAAGGGAAATGCTGGATCCTGTGGTGCAGAATGTCATGGCCGGCCAGGAATTGCTCAAAGACAACAGGGGAAAAGGAGATGCCAATGGATGA
- the thiF gene encoding sulfur carrier protein ThiS adenylyltransferase ThiF translates to MGRLEILLNEQPLEVDGGTTLFMLRDRFKPGADILIYNGFPQSQDLPVRQGDRVVLIRKGEIPSPQELEGLMVARHSPGVHEKVKKAKVGVAGLGGLGSSVAIALARVGVGTLILADFDIVEPSNLNRQQYFVEQIGMSKVQAMKENLARINPYVCVEAHEVMLERENIPEIFASTPIIVEAFDKAEMKEMLITTVLERMPGTTVVAASGLAGFGPNNTIRTERISPYLYIVGDQVSAARPGWGLMAPRVGIAAHHQANLVLRLILGEEQKQTQQEQ, encoded by the coding sequence ATGGGAAGGCTGGAAATTTTGCTCAACGAGCAGCCCCTGGAGGTGGATGGGGGCACCACATTGTTCATGTTGAGGGATCGGTTCAAACCTGGGGCCGACATTCTCATCTACAACGGATTTCCCCAAAGCCAGGACCTTCCTGTGAGACAGGGAGACCGTGTTGTTCTCATACGCAAGGGAGAGATCCCATCCCCTCAGGAGTTGGAGGGCCTCATGGTGGCTCGCCACAGCCCGGGGGTGCATGAGAAGGTCAAGAAAGCCAAAGTGGGAGTAGCTGGCCTGGGTGGGCTGGGCTCCTCGGTGGCCATAGCGCTGGCCAGGGTGGGTGTTGGAACCCTGATCCTGGCTGACTTCGATATAGTGGAGCCCAGCAACTTAAACCGCCAGCAGTACTTCGTGGAGCAGATCGGCATGTCCAAGGTGCAGGCCATGAAGGAGAACCTGGCCCGCATCAACCCTTATGTGTGCGTGGAAGCTCACGAGGTAATGCTGGAGAGGGAAAACATACCAGAGATCTTTGCCTCCACCCCCATCATCGTGGAAGCCTTCGACAAGGCCGAGATGAAGGAAATGCTCATAACAACAGTGTTGGAGCGCATGCCTGGCACCACGGTGGTGGCGGCCTCAGGGCTGGCGGGCTTCGGACCCAATAACACCATCAGAACAGAACGCATCTCACCGTACCTTTACATAGTGGGAGACCAGGTCTCGGCAGCCCGACCCGGTTGGGGCCTCATGGCGCCCAGGGTGGGCATTGCCGCCCATCACCAGGCCAATCTGGTGCTCAGGTTGATCCTGGGGGAGGAGCAAAAACAAACACAACAGGAGCAATGA
- the thiW gene encoding energy coupling factor transporter S component ThiW, giving the protein METRKVARAVILVAMAVTLSPLFIPLGFIKLFPAQHMINVIGGVMLGPWYALGIATAAAIIRNLLGVGTPLAFPGGMIGAFMAGWAYVLFRRTYAAALGEVIGTGLLGALVSVWLVAPMIMKKTMAVSVMIGAFAASSLAGALLGIVALQLLRKAGIWQA; this is encoded by the coding sequence ATGGAAACAAGGAAGGTAGCTCGGGCAGTGATCCTGGTGGCCATGGCAGTGACTTTGTCCCCCCTATTCATTCCCTTGGGATTCATAAAGCTTTTCCCCGCCCAACACATGATAAACGTCATAGGCGGGGTCATGTTGGGTCCTTGGTACGCCTTGGGAATTGCCACTGCGGCTGCCATCATTAGAAATCTTCTGGGAGTAGGAACACCCCTGGCATTTCCAGGAGGTATGATAGGGGCTTTCATGGCCGGATGGGCATATGTCCTTTTTCGCAGAACCTATGCGGCAGCCTTGGGAGAAGTAATTGGTACAGGCCTTCTGGGAGCACTTGTCAGTGTTTGGCTTGTGGCTCCCATGATAATGAAGAAGACCATGGCAGTTTCGGTCATGATAGGAGCCTTTGCAGCCAGCTCCCTGGCCGGAGCCCTGCTGGGGATTGTGGCCCTCCAATTGCTCCGCAAGGCCGGGATCTGGCAAGCATGA
- a CDS encoding ATP-binding cassette domain-containing protein, with translation MIELQGVTYAYPGTGGQSVLDGLDLKVRSGEMLLLAGASGSGKSTLAFLLGGFIPSFLGGRLRGKAFLDNMELGLASPSELLPYLGLIMQNVDAQLFNPTVERELAFALESLGLPEKEILERIEKTTRMFSLDPLLQRSPAELSGGEKRLVAIAACACLPCPTMVLDEPLAHLDEVCSEKVKKALGHLRSQGRTVLIAEHRIQTLLEEVERCVILERGRVLFDGPPSQAREKLLQLGLVPTYPAKPPRDFSRARVVLEVKELHKRLGQRRILKDISFRLHQGEILAILGPNGAGKTTLIRHLNGLLSPDKGQVLLMGEPIAGKDPSALASQVGMVFQNPNDQFFCPSVKQEILAGPISRSSCSPQRLQSICEALGLVPLLERSPYKLSEGEKRRVAIATVLAMGSHILILDEPTSGQDGRSRMELAKLLIGLQAQGTSIVMVTHDRAFAQGVADRCLELEEGQIRPCTQVSLGLASCGV, from the coding sequence ATGATAGAGCTGCAAGGTGTTACTTACGCATACCCTGGCACTGGCGGCCAGAGTGTTTTGGATGGCCTGGATCTCAAGGTAAGATCAGGGGAAATGCTACTGCTGGCAGGAGCAAGCGGCTCGGGCAAGTCCACCCTGGCATTTCTTTTGGGGGGATTCATCCCTTCTTTCCTGGGGGGTAGACTCAGAGGCAAGGCTTTTCTGGACAACATGGAACTGGGTCTTGCCTCCCCTTCGGAGTTACTTCCCTACCTGGGTCTCATAATGCAAAACGTTGATGCTCAGCTTTTCAATCCTACGGTGGAAAGGGAATTGGCCTTTGCTCTGGAGAGCCTGGGCCTTCCCGAGAAGGAAATCCTTGAAAGAATAGAGAAGACCACCCGGATGTTTTCTCTGGACCCCTTGCTACAAAGAAGCCCGGCAGAGCTCTCGGGTGGAGAAAAGAGACTGGTGGCCATAGCTGCCTGTGCTTGTCTGCCATGTCCCACCATGGTGCTGGATGAACCTCTGGCGCATCTGGATGAAGTCTGCTCTGAGAAAGTGAAAAAGGCCCTTGGTCATCTGCGATCCCAAGGCAGAACGGTCTTGATCGCAGAGCACAGGATTCAGACTCTTTTGGAAGAAGTAGAGCGATGTGTGATACTGGAAAGGGGAAGAGTTCTTTTTGACGGCCCTCCCTCCCAGGCCAGGGAAAAGCTACTGCAGCTGGGGCTTGTACCCACTTATCCTGCCAAGCCGCCAAGAGACTTCTCAAGAGCCCGGGTGGTTTTGGAGGTAAAGGAGCTTCACAAGAGGCTTGGCCAAAGGCGGATACTCAAAGACATCTCCTTTCGGCTCCACCAAGGAGAGATATTGGCCATACTAGGGCCCAATGGTGCTGGAAAGACAACCCTCATAAGGCATTTAAACGGGCTTCTCAGCCCGGACAAGGGGCAAGTTCTGCTCATGGGGGAACCCATTGCAGGCAAAGATCCATCCGCCTTGGCCTCCCAGGTGGGCATGGTCTTCCAAAACCCCAATGACCAGTTTTTTTGTCCATCGGTGAAACAGGAAATTCTGGCAGGACCCATATCAAGAAGCTCCTGTTCTCCCCAAAGGCTGCAATCCATTTGTGAGGCTCTGGGGCTAGTGCCCCTCCTGGAGCGATCTCCTTACAAGCTTAGCGAGGGAGAAAAAAGAAGGGTGGCCATTGCCACTGTCTTGGCCATGGGATCCCACATCCTTATATTGGATGAACCCACCTCGGGCCAGGATGGTAGGTCTCGAATGGAGCTGGCCAAGCTGCTCATCGGGCTGCAGGCCCAAGGAACCAGCATTGTCATGGTGACCCACGACCGAGCCTTTGCCCAGGGAGTGGCGGACCGATGTCTGGAGCTGGAAGAGGGACAGATAAGGCCTTGCACCCAAGTGTCACTGGGGCTGGCGAGCTGCGGGGTGTGA
- a CDS encoding energy-coupling factor transporter transmembrane component T, with the protein MDPRTRLILGLLTLSLVLFSRELWLVCVELAMLGLGIFLFGMGRLWLKSLKVSLPMVLMVFLVGVAAFPLREALETALRFQALLLASLLLFGSLSPDELEGGLRRMGVPYRFCFILVSSMRYVSLMGRRLRAITEAQRSRGMDLRPRLRNLGNLTALLAPLLIQSFQLAEDLAMAMEARGFARKKRTLLGKWRISVWEYTLMGLWGTAVALVVWVSATN; encoded by the coding sequence TTGGACCCCAGGACGAGGTTGATTCTGGGCCTTCTCACACTGAGCCTTGTGCTGTTCAGCCGTGAGCTCTGGCTGGTGTGTGTGGAGCTGGCAATGTTGGGCCTGGGGATCTTCTTGTTTGGCATGGGCAGGCTTTGGCTGAAGTCCCTGAAGGTCTCCCTGCCCATGGTGCTGATGGTATTTCTTGTGGGAGTTGCTGCTTTTCCTCTCAGGGAGGCCTTGGAGACGGCTTTGCGCTTCCAGGCTCTTCTGCTGGCTTCTTTGCTGCTTTTTGGATCCCTCAGCCCGGATGAACTGGAAGGTGGGCTTCGCAGGATGGGGGTACCTTACCGCTTTTGCTTCATATTGGTGAGCTCCATGCGTTATGTCTCTCTCATGGGCAGGCGGCTTAGGGCCATAACAGAGGCCCAGCGCTCCAGGGGCATGGATCTGAGACCCAGGCTTCGCAATCTGGGCAATCTGACAGCCTTGTTAGCTCCTTTGCTCATTCAGTCTTTTCAGCTGGCAGAAGATTTGGCCATGGCCATGGAAGCCAGAGGCTTTGCCAGGAAGAAGCGCACACTTCTGGGAAAGTGGAGGATCAGTGTTTGGGAGTATACACTGATGGGCCTTTGGGGTACAGCGGTGGCTCTGGTGGTATGGGTATCGGCAACGAATTGA
- a CDS encoding DUF2284 domain-containing protein produces the protein MGAGRVAIVPTSRLILKEAARAKCFIPLCKFYGSSAMCPPHNPLKPRIMRRILREYSWGVLFQLEARVQDFVGEAWRSRHLDTELRHKEMVARLEAAAFYMGFPLAMGFAAGECSLCLPSTSCAVLQGKACAHPLRARPAMEACGFDVFAIARSVGWPMVPIGHSSQPDKVPCASLIGLVLVV, from the coding sequence TTGGGCGCAGGGAGAGTGGCTATAGTGCCCACCTCCCGCCTGATCCTAAAAGAAGCGGCCAGGGCCAAGTGCTTCATCCCCCTTTGCAAGTTCTATGGCAGTAGTGCCATGTGTCCGCCCCATAACCCACTTAAACCCCGCATCATGAGAAGGATCCTGAGGGAATACTCATGGGGTGTGCTTTTCCAGCTGGAGGCTCGAGTACAAGATTTCGTGGGGGAGGCCTGGCGTTCCAGACACCTCGACACAGAACTGAGACACAAAGAGATGGTGGCCAGGCTGGAGGCTGCGGCCTTCTACATGGGTTTCCCCTTGGCCATGGGTTTTGCGGCTGGGGAGTGCTCCCTTTGCCTTCCCTCGACTTCTTGTGCGGTTCTGCAAGGCAAGGCCTGCGCCCATCCCCTCAGAGCAAGGCCTGCTATGGAAGCCTGCGGCTTCGACGTCTTTGCCATAGCAAGGTCTGTGGGATGGCCCATGGTACCCATTGGGCACTCCTCGCAACCGGACAAAGTGCCCTGTGCAAGTCTAATTGGGCTTGTCTTGGTGGTTTGA
- the thiD gene encoding bifunctional hydroxymethylpyrimidine kinase/phosphomethylpyrimidine kinase → MKRILTIAGSDSGGGAGIQADLKTITVLGGYGMSVLTALTAQNTRGVYGVHLVPAKFVKEQMDAVLGDIGADAAKTGMLATAEIVRAVAQGIKEHKVELLVVDPVMVAKSGDSLLSEEAVEALCKELLPLAYVVTPNLPEAARLAGIPVRDPKDMERAARIIHSMGPRHVVVKGGHLEDEPMDLVFDGESAHLLPGHRLASRNTHGTGCTFSAALATFLAQGQDLRQAVASSKEFVARAIATGVPLGKGFGPTNPYGEVLRWRERQNVLDELTKALQTLQDQPLGELIPEVRSNLGYALPGAQSFHEVAAVPGRISQVGKRILVSMQPAFGASRHIAKVILAAMRHDPAMRSAMNIRYSKEVIEACQRAGLILAHFHRTEEPREIKEQEGSTLEWGTDRAISMLGKIPDAIYDKGDLGKEPMVRLLGKTPEEVVQKLLEVAKAIS, encoded by the coding sequence ATGAAGAGGATTCTAACCATAGCCGGCTCAGACTCAGGTGGAGGAGCTGGCATACAGGCAGATCTCAAGACCATAACTGTGTTGGGCGGCTATGGCATGAGCGTGCTGACGGCTCTTACTGCCCAAAACACCAGGGGGGTCTACGGGGTTCATCTGGTGCCAGCCAAGTTTGTAAAAGAGCAGATGGATGCTGTTCTGGGTGACATAGGGGCCGACGCAGCCAAGACCGGAATGCTGGCCACAGCCGAGATCGTGCGGGCCGTGGCACAGGGGATAAAGGAGCACAAGGTGGAGCTCCTGGTAGTGGATCCTGTTATGGTGGCCAAAAGTGGTGACTCTTTGCTGTCAGAAGAGGCTGTTGAAGCCCTCTGTAAAGAGCTGCTACCCCTGGCTTATGTGGTCACCCCTAACCTGCCCGAAGCAGCCAGGCTGGCCGGAATCCCTGTGAGGGATCCAAAGGACATGGAGAGGGCAGCCCGAATCATCCACTCCATGGGACCTCGCCATGTGGTTGTAAAGGGAGGGCACCTGGAGGATGAACCGATGGATCTGGTCTTTGACGGCGAGTCTGCTCATCTTCTCCCCGGGCACAGGTTGGCCTCTCGAAACACCCACGGCACTGGGTGTACTTTTTCGGCTGCCCTGGCCACTTTCCTGGCACAGGGACAAGACCTCAGGCAGGCTGTGGCAAGCTCCAAGGAGTTTGTGGCCAGAGCCATTGCCACTGGAGTTCCCTTGGGCAAAGGATTTGGACCCACCAATCCTTACGGGGAAGTGCTCAGGTGGAGGGAAAGACAAAATGTGCTGGATGAACTCACAAAAGCGCTCCAAACACTGCAAGACCAACCTCTGGGGGAACTCATCCCCGAGGTCAGATCCAACCTGGGTTACGCTCTGCCAGGCGCCCAGAGCTTCCATGAGGTGGCGGCTGTACCAGGCCGCATAAGCCAGGTGGGCAAAAGGATTCTCGTTTCCATGCAGCCAGCCTTCGGGGCATCCCGCCACATAGCCAAAGTGATACTGGCCGCCATGCGCCATGACCCGGCCATGCGCTCTGCCATGAACATTAGATACTCCAAAGAGGTGATAGAAGCCTGCCAAAGGGCCGGGCTGATCCTGGCCCATTTCCATCGCACAGAGGAGCCCAGGGAAATAAAAGAACAGGAAGGCTCCACACTGGAGTGGGGCACCGACAGAGCCATATCAATGCTGGGCAAGATCCCGGATGCCATCTATGACAAGGGAGATCTGGGCAAGGAGCCCATGGTGCGCCTGCTTGGCAAGACCCCTGAGGAGGTGGTGCAAAAGCTCCTGGAGGTGGCCAAGGCCATCTCTTGA
- a CDS encoding DUF378 domain-containing protein produces the protein MNPMRLLDWFSYVLIFAGALNWGIWGVFEVDLIGHIFGGSTALPSKIVYILVGLSALYEIVGWSAIRHRICETPA, from the coding sequence ATGAACCCCATGAGATTACTTGACTGGTTTTCCTATGTGCTCATTTTTGCAGGGGCGCTCAACTGGGGGATCTGGGGGGTCTTCGAGGTGGATCTTATAGGGCATATCTTCGGAGGCAGTACTGCCTTGCCCAGCAAGATCGTCTACATCCTTGTTGGCCTCTCTGCTCTCTACGAGATAGTTGGCTGGAGTGCCATCAGGCACCGGATCTGCGAAACGCCTGCCTGA
- a CDS encoding type 1 glutamine amidotransferase domain-containing protein produces MELRGKRVAILLENKYNEFEFWYPYFRMKEAGAQVTIVGTGPREYLGSGGLPAPHPSVRESLEELVSVEEVQVESFDGVIIPGGFAPDYMRRNQSLLRFVRDMHSAGKIVAAICHAGWVLVSAGVLKGKKATCFYAIKDDVTNAGAQYMDRPVVKDGNLITSRCPDDLPEFCRTIIESLR; encoded by the coding sequence ATGGAGCTTAGAGGAAAGCGTGTAGCGATTCTTTTGGAGAACAAATACAATGAGTTTGAGTTTTGGTACCCGTACTTTCGGATGAAAGAGGCCGGAGCCCAGGTCACCATAGTGGGCACAGGCCCCAGGGAATATCTGGGCTCTGGCGGATTGCCGGCTCCTCATCCAAGTGTAAGGGAGAGTCTGGAAGAGCTCGTATCCGTGGAAGAAGTGCAGGTGGAGTCTTTCGATGGGGTTATCATCCCTGGTGGATTCGCTCCGGATTACATGCGCAGGAATCAAAGTTTGCTTAGGTTCGTAAGAGACATGCACTCTGCAGGCAAAATAGTGGCAGCCATCTGCCATGCGGGGTGGGTCCTGGTTTCTGCGGGTGTATTGAAAGGGAAGAAGGCCACCTGTTTCTATGCCATCAAGGATGACGTGACAAATGCGGGCGCCCAATACATGGACAGGCCGGTGGTAAAAGATGGGAACCTCATAACCTCCCGCTGTCCCGATGACCTGCCGGAGTTCTGCAGAACCATCATAGAATCCCTGAGATAG